A window of Brevibacterium ihuae contains these coding sequences:
- a CDS encoding AMP-binding protein has protein sequence MTSADQAALAFSRSVSVVAKIFRHAHEVPDAIAMSFRGEDITWEQFAAQIRRAAADLRARGVGRGDRVAVLLTNRPEFLVLTQAASAIGAIIVPINFWLTAGEVAFIVDNVTPTMLFVESQVAELSARAVDQAAAEPQIVDCDAVDLLDLTDPDRAELAATDLVVPAADDDFAIMHTSGTTGNPKGAVISHSNIFACSTQVANRWGIRSGRGVVMLAPPLFHIGTFLGCHGALAGGGTALVVPSAGFDAGETLATMKRFAVTAAFMVPQQWQLLCAEIERSGGDGLAITHVNWGGAPAREKLLERMKDSMPGAEVKASFGQTETTGYGVGLEFEDSLRKIGSVGKPMDDTSIRVVDPEMNDVGVDEVGEIVYRGPCVMDRYWNNEKATAEAFHGGWFHSGDLVRRDAEGFIYVVDRLKDMIISGGENIYCAEIENALTWHPQVSEVSIVGRPDEKWGEVPVACIVPKDPDNPPDLASVREYLADRLANYKHPKGVEILDTFPRSGIGKIQKTVLRDQVQRPDAAG, from the coding sequence ATGACATCCGCAGACCAGGCAGCCCTCGCATTCAGCCGCTCCGTATCGGTGGTCGCCAAGATCTTCCGACATGCCCATGAGGTGCCCGACGCCATCGCCATGAGCTTCCGCGGAGAGGACATCACGTGGGAGCAGTTCGCGGCGCAGATCCGCCGCGCGGCGGCCGATCTGCGGGCGCGCGGGGTGGGCCGCGGGGACCGCGTGGCGGTCCTGCTGACCAATCGTCCCGAGTTCCTCGTCCTCACCCAGGCCGCCTCCGCGATCGGGGCGATCATCGTCCCCATCAACTTCTGGCTCACCGCCGGCGAGGTCGCCTTCATCGTCGACAACGTCACCCCGACGATGCTGTTCGTCGAGTCCCAGGTCGCCGAGCTCAGCGCCCGCGCCGTCGACCAGGCGGCGGCCGAGCCGCAGATCGTCGACTGCGACGCGGTCGATCTCCTCGATCTCACGGACCCGGACCGCGCGGAGCTCGCGGCGACCGATCTCGTGGTCCCCGCGGCGGACGACGACTTCGCGATCATGCACACCTCGGGCACCACCGGCAATCCCAAGGGCGCGGTGATCTCGCACTCGAACATCTTCGCGTGCTCGACCCAGGTGGCGAACCGGTGGGGCATCCGGAGCGGACGGGGCGTCGTCATGCTCGCCCCTCCCCTGTTCCACATCGGGACCTTCCTCGGTTGCCACGGTGCGCTCGCCGGGGGCGGCACCGCGCTCGTCGTGCCGAGCGCGGGGTTCGACGCGGGCGAGACGCTCGCGACGATGAAGCGGTTCGCGGTGACGGCGGCATTCATGGTGCCCCAGCAGTGGCAGCTCCTGTGCGCGGAGATCGAGCGCTCCGGCGGCGACGGGCTGGCGATCACCCACGTCAACTGGGGCGGCGCGCCGGCGAGGGAGAAGCTCCTCGAGCGGATGAAGGACTCGATGCCCGGGGCCGAGGTCAAGGCCTCGTTCGGACAGACCGAGACGACCGGCTACGGCGTCGGCCTCGAGTTCGAGGACTCCCTACGGAAGATCGGCTCCGTGGGCAAGCCCATGGACGACACCTCGATCCGGGTGGTCGACCCGGAGATGAACGACGTCGGCGTCGACGAGGTCGGCGAGATCGTCTACCGGGGCCCGTGCGTCATGGACCGGTACTGGAACAACGAGAAGGCCACCGCCGAGGCGTTCCACGGCGGCTGGTTCCACTCCGGCGACCTCGTGCGCCGGGACGCCGAAGGGTTCATCTACGTCGTCGACCGGCTCAAGGACATGATCATCTCCGGCGGCGAGAACATCTACTGCGCCGAGATCGAGAACGCGCTCACCTGGCACCCGCAGGTGTCCGAGGTGAGCATCGTCGGCAGGCCCGACGAGAAGTGGGGCGAGGTGCCCGTCGCCTGCATCGTCCCCAAGGACCCGGACAACCCGCCTGACCTCGCGTCCGTGAGGGAGTACCTCGCCGACCGGCTGGCGAACTACAAGCATCCCAAGGGCGTGGAGATCCTCGACACCTTCCCGCGCTCGGGGATCGGCAAGATCCAGAAGACCGTGCTCCGCGACCAGGTCCAGCGGCCCGACGCCGCGGGCTGA
- the dapB gene encoding 4-hydroxy-tetrahydrodipicolinate reductase: protein MNDIRVAVIGAQGRMGSNAVQAIEEAAGLELVAALGSSDPLEQVLDARPDVVVELTVPKSTEDNVRFLVEHDIDTVVGTTGWDAERLGRLEELLAGHPDTAVLIAPNFSIGAVLAMHFAEIAAKYFDSAEVVEIHHPRKLDAPSGTAVHTAQRIAEARRAAGLPPVPDATESDPHGARGAVIDGIHVHAVRQLGMNASEEIHFGTTGEALTVRTDTFSTTAFMPGILTAVRAIGSRSGLSVGLENYLTL, encoded by the coding sequence ATGAATGACATCAGGGTCGCCGTCATCGGCGCACAGGGACGCATGGGCTCGAACGCCGTGCAGGCGATCGAGGAGGCCGCGGGTCTCGAGCTCGTCGCCGCGCTCGGCAGCTCCGACCCGCTGGAGCAGGTGCTCGACGCGCGGCCGGACGTCGTCGTCGAGCTCACCGTGCCGAAGTCCACCGAGGACAACGTGCGCTTCCTCGTCGAGCACGACATCGACACCGTGGTCGGGACCACCGGGTGGGACGCCGAGCGCCTCGGCAGGCTCGAGGAGCTGCTCGCCGGACATCCGGACACCGCGGTGCTCATCGCCCCGAACTTCTCGATCGGCGCCGTGCTCGCGATGCACTTCGCCGAGATCGCGGCGAAGTACTTCGACTCCGCGGAGGTCGTGGAGATCCACCATCCGCGCAAGCTCGATGCGCCCTCGGGCACCGCCGTCCACACCGCCCAGCGGATCGCCGAGGCGCGGCGGGCAGCGGGCCTGCCCCCGGTGCCCGACGCCACCGAATCCGACCCCCACGGGGCGCGCGGCGCCGTCATCGACGGGATCCATGTCCATGCCGTGCGGCAGCTCGGGATGAACGCGAGCGAGGAGATCCATTTCGGCACCACCGGTGAGGCCCTCACCGTCCGCACGGACACCTTCTCGACGACCGCCTTCATGCCCGGCATCCTCACCGCGGTGCGTGCGATCGGCTCCCGCTCCGGACTCAGCGTCGGCCTCGAGAACTACCTCACCCTCTGA
- a CDS encoding superoxide dismutase encodes MVEQYSLPELPYDYAALEPHISAKIMELHHDKHHATYVKGANTALEQMAEAREKGDFGTIGKLSKDLSFNLGGHVNHSIFWNNMSPDGGDKPTGELAAAIDDQFGGFDGFQGQFTGVATSIQGSGWAILGWDTLGQRLTIEQLYDQQGNVQVGYIPLLQLDMWEHAFYLDYQNVKPDYVKAWWNIVNWEDVQGRFERARTQTPGLLFGK; translated from the coding sequence ATGGTTGAGCAGTACTCGCTCCCGGAACTGCCCTACGACTACGCTGCGCTCGAGCCGCACATCTCGGCGAAGATCATGGAGCTGCACCACGACAAGCACCATGCCACCTACGTCAAGGGTGCGAACACCGCCCTCGAGCAGATGGCCGAGGCCCGTGAGAAGGGCGACTTCGGCACCATCGGCAAGCTCTCGAAGGACCTCTCCTTCAACCTCGGCGGCCACGTCAACCACTCGATCTTCTGGAACAACATGTCCCCGGACGGCGGCGACAAGCCCACCGGCGAGCTCGCCGCGGCGATCGACGACCAGTTCGGCGGGTTCGACGGCTTCCAGGGCCAGTTCACCGGCGTCGCCACCTCGATCCAGGGCTCCGGCTGGGCCATCCTCGGCTGGGACACGCTCGGTCAGCGCCTCACCATCGAGCAGCTCTACGATCAGCAGGGCAACGTCCAGGTCGGCTACATCCCGCTGCTCCAGCTCGACATGTGGGAGCACGCGTTCTACCTCGACTACCAGAACGTCAAGCCCGACTACGTCAAGGCGTGGTGGAACATCGTCAACTGGGAGGACGTGCAGGGTCGCTTCGAGCGTGCACGCACCCAGACCCCGGGTCTGCTGTTCGGCAAGTGA
- a CDS encoding M16 family metallopeptidase → MTTEQLLGEGSSVYRSVLPSGIRVISETMPGLESETVGIWVDSGSRDEAPEAAGSTHFLEHMLFKGTPGRSARQIAEAFDRTGGGSNAVTAKEYTCYFSRCLVDDVPEITALLWDMVLTSTIDAAEFERERGVILEELAMSADDPAEVLYDAFDEHVYPDHPLGRPVGARKEQIRALPHRTLLDHYAHDYVGPRLVFAAAGGAAHERLVELVARATATLPDLGGGAPTGLRPVRTAPDFTAGVRSVVRETEQQGIILGMPGLPEAHDDRFVMTVLYSLLGGGMSSRLFQEIREDRGLAYSVHCIASTHADSGQFGIYAGTSPAAAQEVVDLSVAELERLASEVPSEAEVEAIVSQVAGSTVLGLESSAARMNRLARAELYGRELQSPSDLIDRVRAVTPEQVTALAHRLAAGPRALVTCGPNPDLTLRT, encoded by the coding sequence TTGACCACCGAACAGCTCCTGGGGGAGGGCAGCAGCGTCTACCGCTCTGTCCTCCCCAGCGGTATCCGCGTGATCTCCGAGACCATGCCGGGCCTCGAATCCGAGACCGTCGGCATCTGGGTCGACTCCGGATCGCGCGACGAGGCGCCGGAGGCGGCCGGGTCGACGCACTTCCTCGAGCACATGCTCTTCAAGGGCACTCCGGGGCGGTCGGCCCGGCAGATCGCCGAGGCGTTCGACCGCACCGGCGGGGGGAGCAACGCGGTGACCGCGAAGGAGTACACGTGCTACTTCTCCCGCTGCCTCGTCGACGACGTCCCGGAGATCACCGCGCTCCTGTGGGACATGGTGCTGACCTCGACGATCGATGCGGCGGAGTTCGAGCGCGAGCGCGGGGTCATCCTCGAGGAGCTCGCGATGAGCGCCGACGACCCCGCCGAAGTGCTCTACGACGCCTTCGACGAGCACGTCTACCCCGACCACCCGCTCGGGCGGCCGGTGGGGGCGCGCAAGGAGCAGATCCGGGCGCTGCCGCACCGGACGCTCCTCGACCACTATGCGCACGACTACGTCGGGCCCCGGCTCGTGTTCGCCGCCGCCGGCGGGGCCGCGCACGAGCGGCTCGTCGAGCTCGTCGCCCGGGCGACCGCGACGCTGCCCGACCTCGGCGGCGGCGCGCCGACCGGTCTGCGCCCGGTGCGCACCGCTCCGGATTTCACCGCCGGCGTGCGCTCGGTCGTCCGGGAGACCGAGCAGCAGGGGATCATCCTCGGGATGCCCGGCCTGCCCGAGGCCCACGACGACCGGTTCGTCATGACCGTGCTCTACTCGCTGCTCGGCGGCGGCATGTCCTCCCGCCTGTTCCAGGAGATCCGCGAGGACCGGGGCCTCGCCTACAGCGTCCACTGCATCGCGAGCACCCATGCGGATTCCGGGCAGTTCGGGATCTATGCCGGGACCTCGCCGGCCGCGGCCCAGGAGGTCGTCGACCTCAGCGTCGCGGAGCTCGAACGGCTCGCCTCCGAGGTGCCGAGCGAGGCCGAGGTCGAGGCGATCGTGTCGCAGGTGGCGGGATCCACCGTGCTCGGTCTCGAGAGCTCGGCGGCGCGGATGAACCGCCTGGCGCGCGCCGAGCTCTACGGCCGCGAGCTCCAGTCGCCGTCCGACCTCATCGACCGCGTCCGGGCGGTCACCCCCGAACAGGTCACCGCGCTGGCGCATCGGCTGGCCGCGGGACCGCGCGCGCTCGTGACCTGCGGGCCGAACCCGGATCTCACCCTGCGGACGTGA
- a CDS encoding polyribonucleotide nucleotidyltransferase yields the protein MGLNPESAVAHIDNGRFGSHTVRFETGRLAQQAAGTAVAYLDDETMLMSATAAGKSPKEHFDFFPLTVDVEERMYAAGRIPGSFFRREGRPSTDAILTCRLIDRPLRPSFVKGLRNEVQIVVTVMSIHPDHIYDTLAINAASMSTQLSGLPFSGPIGGVRVALIEDQWVAFPNHSQLQDATFDMAVAGRVVGDDVAIMMVEAEASVNAWDLIQGGATAPTEEIVADGLEAAKPHIRELVRAQQELADKAAKPTVEFPVFREYEDDVYADVEKLAFDQQTKNFQIADKQEREAAGDALLDSLFAELGEKYAGREKEIAGALNALTKKVVRRRILTEQVRIDGRGLKDIRPLTAEVGVLPRVHGSALFERGETQILGVTTLNMLKLEQQIDSLSPVTRKRYIHHYNFPPYSTGETGRVGSPKRREIGHGALAERALVPVLPSREEFPYAIRQVSEALGSNGSTSMGSVCASTLAMLDAGVPLRAPVAGIAMGLVSDVIDTDSGPQTAYAALTDILGAEDAFGDMDFKVAGTSDFITAIQLDTKLDGLPAAVLAAALKQAKEARTVILDVLTSAIDGPAEMAPTAPRIISVRIPVDKIGEVIGPKGKMINQIQEDTGAEISIEDDGTVLIGATDGPAADAARSAINAIANPQVPEVGERYLGTVVKCMSFGAFVSLSPGRDGLLHISELRKLNDGKRVEDVEDVVSVGQKIQVEITKVDDRGKLSLVPVTDEDDSEAGQDEE from the coding sequence TTGGGCCTCAATCCCGAATCAGCAGTCGCACACATCGACAACGGGCGCTTCGGCTCCCACACCGTCCGGTTCGAGACCGGACGCCTCGCGCAGCAGGCCGCCGGCACCGCCGTCGCCTACCTCGACGACGAGACCATGCTCATGTCGGCCACCGCGGCCGGCAAGTCCCCGAAGGAGCACTTCGACTTCTTCCCGCTCACCGTCGACGTCGAGGAGCGGATGTACGCTGCGGGCCGCATCCCCGGCTCGTTCTTCCGCCGGGAGGGCCGCCCGTCGACCGACGCGATCCTCACCTGCCGCCTCATCGACCGCCCGCTGCGCCCCTCCTTCGTCAAGGGGCTGCGCAACGAGGTGCAGATCGTCGTCACCGTGATGTCGATCCACCCCGACCACATCTACGACACCCTCGCCATCAACGCCGCGTCGATGTCGACCCAGCTCTCCGGTCTGCCGTTCTCCGGCCCGATCGGCGGCGTGCGCGTGGCGCTCATCGAGGACCAGTGGGTGGCCTTCCCCAACCACTCGCAGCTCCAGGACGCGACGTTCGACATGGCCGTCGCGGGCCGCGTGGTCGGCGACGACGTCGCGATCATGATGGTCGAGGCCGAGGCCTCGGTGAACGCCTGGGACCTCATCCAGGGCGGCGCCACCGCTCCTACCGAGGAGATCGTGGCCGACGGCCTCGAGGCCGCCAAGCCGCACATCCGTGAGCTCGTCCGCGCGCAGCAGGAGCTCGCCGACAAGGCCGCGAAGCCCACCGTCGAGTTCCCGGTGTTCCGCGAGTACGAGGACGACGTCTACGCCGATGTCGAGAAACTCGCCTTCGACCAGCAGACGAAGAACTTCCAGATCGCGGACAAGCAGGAGCGCGAGGCCGCCGGCGACGCCCTCCTCGATTCGCTCTTCGCAGAGCTCGGCGAGAAGTACGCCGGGCGCGAGAAGGAGATCGCCGGAGCGCTCAACGCCCTGACGAAGAAGGTCGTGCGCCGCCGCATCCTCACCGAGCAGGTGCGTATCGACGGCCGCGGGCTCAAGGACATCCGTCCGCTCACCGCCGAGGTCGGCGTGCTCCCGCGCGTCCACGGCTCGGCCCTGTTCGAGCGCGGCGAGACCCAGATCCTCGGCGTCACCACGCTCAACATGCTCAAGCTCGAGCAGCAGATCGACTCGCTGTCGCCGGTGACCCGCAAGCGCTACATCCACCACTACAACTTCCCGCCGTACTCCACCGGTGAGACCGGTCGCGTCGGCAGCCCCAAGCGCCGCGAGATCGGCCACGGCGCGCTCGCCGAGCGGGCCCTCGTGCCGGTGCTGCCCTCGCGCGAGGAGTTCCCCTACGCGATCCGCCAGGTCTCCGAGGCGCTCGGCTCCAACGGCTCGACCTCGATGGGCTCGGTCTGCGCGTCGACGCTGGCGATGCTCGACGCGGGCGTGCCGCTGCGCGCACCCGTCGCCGGCATCGCGATGGGCCTCGTGTCCGACGTCATCGACACCGACAGCGGTCCGCAGACGGCCTACGCCGCCCTCACCGACATCCTCGGTGCCGAGGACGCCTTCGGCGACATGGACTTCAAGGTCGCCGGCACCTCGGACTTCATCACCGCGATCCAGCTCGACACCAAGCTCGACGGCCTTCCCGCCGCCGTGCTCGCCGCCGCGCTCAAGCAGGCGAAGGAGGCGCGGACGGTCATCCTCGACGTGCTGACCTCCGCGATCGACGGCCCGGCCGAGATGGCGCCGACCGCACCGCGCATCATCTCCGTGCGGATCCCGGTCGACAAGATCGGCGAGGTCATCGGCCCCAAGGGCAAGATGATCAACCAGATCCAGGAGGACACCGGCGCCGAGATCAGCATCGAGGACGACGGTACCGTGCTCATCGGCGCGACCGACGGCCCGGCTGCCGACGCCGCGCGGTCGGCGATCAATGCGATCGCCAACCCGCAGGTCCCCGAGGTCGGCGAGCGCTACCTCGGCACCGTGGTCAAGTGCATGTCGTTCGGCGCCTTCGTGTCGCTGAGCCCCGGGCGCGACGGACTGCTCCACATCTCGGAGCTGCGCAAGCTCAACGACGGCAAGCGCGTCGAGGACGTCGAGGACGTCGTCTCCGTCGGTCAGAAGATCCAGGTGGAGATCACCAAGGTCGACGACCGCGGCAAGCTCTCGCTCGTCCCCGTCACCGACGAGGACGACTCCGAGGCCGGCCAGGACGAGGAGTAA
- the rpsO gene encoding 30S ribosomal protein S15, which yields MALDPKIKQDIIKEYATHEGDTGSPEVQVAVLTRRIKDLTEHFKEHKHDHHSRRGLLLLVGQRRRLLGYLQKVDIERYRALIARLGLRR from the coding sequence ATGGCTCTCGATCCCAAGATCAAGCAGGACATCATCAAGGAATACGCGACCCACGAGGGCGACACGGGTTCCCCCGAGGTCCAGGTCGCAGTGCTCACCCGGCGGATCAAGGATCTGACCGAGCACTTCAAGGAGCACAAGCACGACCACCACTCGCGTCGCGGTCTGCTCCTGCTCGTCGGCCAGCGCCGCCGTCTGCTCGGCTACCTGCAGAAGGTCGACATCGAGCGCTACCGCGCGCTCATCGCCCGCCTCGGCCTGCGCCGCTGA
- a CDS encoding bifunctional riboflavin kinase/FAD synthetase, with the protein MEVFWELDRIPEEFGPTAVTLGNFDGVHRGHRAVLGELATLARARALTSLAVTFDPHPQTVHRPDTPAALIGALTDRLARMSETGVDAVLVQRYSLDFASRTPEEFVRDYLVGGLGARLVAVGRDVRFGRDNAGSIDTLRELSLTYGFEVVVIDDVGTDGRFSSTEVRRLLRAGDVRAAGDMLGSPHIVSGTVVHGDARGREMGFPTANLSPDATGLVPADGVYAGWAFFDADPERYPAAISIGTNPTFDGAERRVEAHIVDVAFPDLDVYGSGMTLEFVDRIRGQVTFDGMDALIAQMHRDIDDVRAVLGL; encoded by the coding sequence GTGGAAGTTTTCTGGGAGCTCGACCGGATCCCCGAGGAGTTCGGACCCACGGCGGTGACCCTGGGCAACTTCGACGGGGTGCACCGCGGGCACCGAGCGGTGCTCGGAGAGCTCGCAACCCTCGCCCGTGCCCGCGCGCTCACGTCGCTGGCGGTGACCTTCGACCCGCACCCGCAGACCGTGCACCGGCCCGACACCCCCGCCGCCCTCATCGGGGCGCTCACCGATCGTCTCGCGCGGATGTCCGAGACCGGCGTCGACGCCGTGCTCGTCCAGCGCTACAGCCTCGACTTCGCCTCCCGGACCCCCGAGGAGTTCGTCCGCGACTACCTCGTCGGCGGCCTCGGCGCGCGCCTCGTCGCCGTCGGCCGGGACGTCCGGTTCGGCCGGGACAACGCCGGGAGCATCGACACGCTCCGCGAGCTCTCCCTCACCTACGGCTTCGAGGTCGTCGTCATCGACGACGTCGGCACCGACGGCCGGTTCTCCTCGACCGAGGTGCGCCGGCTGCTCCGCGCCGGGGACGTCCGCGCGGCCGGCGACATGCTCGGCAGTCCGCACATCGTCAGCGGCACCGTCGTCCACGGCGACGCCCGGGGCCGCGAGATGGGGTTCCCCACCGCGAACCTGTCGCCGGATGCCACCGGCCTCGTGCCCGCCGACGGCGTGTACGCCGGATGGGCGTTCTTCGACGCCGACCCCGAGCGCTATCCCGCTGCGATCTCGATCGGCACCAATCCCACCTTCGACGGCGCCGAGCGCCGGGTCGAGGCGCACATCGTCGACGTCGCGTTCCCCGATCTCGACGTGTACGGCTCGGGGATGACGCTCGAGTTCGTCGACCGGATCCGCGGGCAGGTGACCTTCGACGGGATGGACGCCCTCATCGCGCAGATGCACCGCGACATCGACGACGTCCGCGCCGTGCTAGGCTTGTGA
- the truB gene encoding tRNA pseudouridine(55) synthase TruB: protein MDPNTGMLIIDKPQGITSHGVVSRVRKWFGTRKVGHAGTLDPMATGVLVLGLGRGTKLLTYLVGAHKTYTATIRLGSSTPTDDADSAPDAFAAPAALAALTAERIGAGAAELTGDIEQVPSEVSAIKVDGRRSYARVRAGEDVELRARPVTVSAFDVHAVRPGEEHWDVDVEVTCSSGTYIRALARDLGRALDVHGHLTALRRTRVGAFGLADAIALPEDPATASAPELLPLAAVAARVLPVAALTPNEATALMQGKFVDLPEAPPAPGGRWAGIADGELIAILERRGGRYKSATGIAIPGPGAR from the coding sequence ATGGACCCGAACACCGGCATGCTCATCATCGACAAGCCCCAGGGCATCACCAGCCACGGGGTGGTCTCGCGGGTGCGCAAGTGGTTCGGCACGCGCAAGGTCGGGCACGCCGGCACGCTCGACCCCATGGCCACCGGGGTCCTCGTCCTCGGCCTCGGCCGCGGGACCAAGCTGCTGACGTACCTCGTCGGAGCCCACAAGACCTACACTGCGACGATCCGGCTCGGCAGCTCGACGCCCACCGACGACGCCGACTCCGCGCCGGACGCCTTCGCCGCGCCGGCCGCGCTCGCCGCCCTCACCGCGGAGCGGATCGGCGCCGGCGCCGCGGAGCTCACCGGCGACATCGAGCAGGTCCCGAGCGAGGTCTCGGCGATCAAGGTCGACGGCCGCCGGTCCTACGCCCGGGTGCGGGCCGGTGAGGACGTCGAGCTGCGCGCGCGTCCGGTGACGGTGTCTGCCTTCGACGTCCATGCCGTCCGACCGGGGGAGGAGCACTGGGACGTCGACGTCGAGGTGACCTGCTCCTCGGGGACGTACATCCGTGCCCTCGCCCGTGACCTCGGCCGCGCGCTCGACGTCCACGGCCACCTCACCGCGCTGCGGCGCACCCGGGTCGGGGCGTTCGGCCTCGCCGATGCCATCGCGCTGCCCGAGGACCCCGCGACCGCTTCCGCGCCCGAGCTCCTCCCGCTCGCTGCGGTGGCCGCGCGCGTCCTGCCGGTCGCCGCGCTCACCCCGAACGAGGCGACCGCGCTCATGCAGGGGAAGTTCGTCGACCTGCCCGAGGCGCCCCCGGCGCCGGGCGGGCGCTGGGCCGGGATCGCCGACGGCGAGCTCATCGCGATCCTCGAGCGGCGCGGCGGCCGGTACAAGTCCGCGACCGGGATCGCGATCCCCGGTCCGGGCGCCAGGTGA
- a CDS encoding ligand-binding protein SH3, which translates to MGRKSSGRHSAEPNTATGVLKTVKRRPMVAAIALPAAATTAIVASSFAFAPDENAGVVKAENQATAPPAEAPEETPAVDEAAEQEHWDKAAEEYFESLKDDPNYTSEAKTEAKLPTPEPEPTPSESKSKSKERTESSSRSSDRSGETASGSSKESSDESSSGSSKESSDESSSGSSSEGVSNSPCSVLSSIESGLTANAKKGYRAVCAAFPEVKSYGGRRNDPGSDHHSGKAVDVMITGSTGDRITEYLIANKSELNIKYVIFEQKIFASYTGWKGRPMSDRGSATANHYDHVHISFQ; encoded by the coding sequence ATGGGACGGAAGTCTTCCGGGCGTCACAGCGCCGAACCGAACACCGCGACCGGCGTTCTCAAGACCGTCAAGCGTCGGCCGATGGTCGCCGCGATCGCGCTGCCGGCCGCCGCGACCACCGCGATCGTCGCCTCCTCCTTCGCCTTCGCGCCGGACGAGAACGCCGGCGTCGTCAAGGCCGAGAACCAGGCCACCGCCCCGCCCGCCGAGGCGCCCGAGGAGACCCCCGCGGTCGACGAGGCCGCCGAGCAGGAGCACTGGGACAAGGCCGCCGAGGAGTACTTCGAGTCCCTCAAGGACGACCCGAACTACACGTCGGAAGCGAAGACCGAGGCGAAGCTCCCCACCCCGGAGCCCGAGCCGACCCCCTCGGAGTCGAAATCGAAGTCGAAGGAGCGCACGGAGTCGAGCTCGCGCTCGAGCGACCGCTCCGGTGAGACCGCCTCGGGCTCCTCGAAGGAGTCCTCCGACGAGTCGTCGTCCGGCTCCTCGAAGGAGTCCTCCGACGAGTCGTCGTCCGGCTCCTCGTCCGAGGGCGTGTCGAACTCGCCTTGCTCGGTGTTGTCCTCGATCGAGTCCGGCCTCACCGCCAATGCGAAGAAGGGCTACCGTGCGGTCTGCGCGGCCTTCCCGGAGGTCAAGTCCTACGGCGGCCGCCGCAACGACCCGGGCTCGGACCACCACTCCGGCAAGGCCGTCGACGTGATGATCACCGGCTCGACCGGCGACCGCATCACCGAATACCTCATCGCGAACAAGTCCGAGCTCAACATCAAGTACGTGATCTTCGAGCAGAAGATCTTTGCCTCCTACACCGGCTGGAAGGGGCGCCCGATGTCGGATCGCGGCTCCGCCACGGCCAATCACTACGACCACGTGCACATCTCCTTCCAGTGA
- the rbfA gene encoding 30S ribosome-binding factor RbfA, which yields MADPTRARKIADRIQVIVARTLEKRVKDPRLGFVTVTDVRVTGDLQHATVFYTVYGDDDQLASTQAALDSAKGMIRSEVGKGLQIRLTPTLEFVADQVPAAAAELDDLLAKAAAHDAEVARLAAQAKPAGDADPYRRPKAEDDEGEQTAGS from the coding sequence ATGGCCGATCCCACACGCGCCCGGAAGATCGCCGACCGGATCCAGGTGATCGTCGCCCGGACCCTCGAGAAGCGGGTCAAGGATCCGCGCCTCGGCTTCGTCACCGTCACCGATGTGCGGGTGACCGGCGATCTGCAGCACGCGACCGTGTTCTACACGGTGTACGGCGACGACGACCAGCTCGCCTCGACGCAGGCGGCGCTCGACTCCGCGAAGGGGATGATCCGCTCGGAGGTCGGCAAGGGCCTGCAGATCCGTCTCACCCCGACGCTCGAGTTCGTCGCCGACCAGGTGCCCGCCGCTGCGGCCGAGCTCGACGATCTGCTCGCCAAGGCCGCGGCCCACGACGCCGAGGTCGCCCGGCTCGCCGCACAGGCGAAGCCTGCCGGTGACGCCGACCCGTACCGCAGGCCCAAGGCCGAGGACGACGAGGGCGAGCAGACCGCAGGGTCCTGA
- a CDS encoding YlxR family protein, giving the protein MCIACRRRGPQSSLLHLGVVEGDPPRAVVDTGRRLPGRGAWIHPTVDCWQAALRKNAFARAFRRSRLEAPEIPSRIHHSTEERVHRNGNQAVSAQK; this is encoded by the coding sequence ATGTGCATTGCGTGCAGACGACGCGGACCGCAGTCCTCCCTCCTCCACCTCGGTGTCGTCGAGGGGGATCCGCCGCGGGCCGTCGTCGACACCGGCCGCAGGCTCCCCGGACGGGGCGCCTGGATCCATCCCACGGTGGACTGCTGGCAGGCGGCACTGCGGAAGAATGCATTCGCCCGGGCGTTCCGCCGGTCTCGACTCGAGGCCCCGGAGATCCCGAGCCGGATCCACCATTCGACAGAAGAGCGGGTACACCGAAATGGAAACCAAGCAGTGAGTGCTCAGAAATGA